The window aaaaaaattaaaaacaaaagtagTTCTCTAAAACAAAAAGGTTAGAAAGAGAGGAAGTGTAGAGCAGATCCCATGGCATTTTGTGATGgagatggaaaagaaattaaaaatctcaGTGCTGACAAATGTTCTTTGCAGTCAGTTATCCTGCTGATGGGCAGGATGTGGGTGTGTGCCACTGTACTGACTCCAAGTGCATGTGCTGCCTAAATATACAACATAACATAGACTAGATAGAAATACACTGCTATTTTTAGAGCTGAACTGTTTTATACTACCATGGAAGTGAAACAAGGAGTGGGGGGCTTAAAGTCTTGCCTTCTCTGCTTCTTCCCTCTTCTCAAGCATGACTGCTGGGCTTGTCAGGAGAAAGGGTCTGTGGGTCCTGAGCCACAGGAACAAAGGAATTATTCTGGCATGGTGTCTGAAAATCTGGGGTTGGAGCAAGAGGAAATGGTCACAGTCAAGGTCCCTCTTCTACATTCACTCTAGGAAGAGTTTCCTAGAAaattcctggccctgctctgccccacagTATGGTTGGGATAAGAGCATTAAtgaggggaggaaaggagacCCCCATCTCCATCACACTCCTCAAGCCTTGCTGACTTCTGACAGCTTCTGGTGTGTTGtttgaaatgaaagaatttctGTTGATGTCAGCATGGTAAAGGCATTGACCACAGTGTCACTTCCTCAGGGATTTATGTTTCTTTAATTCCAGTCTGACAGCTTTCCCATTGAGCACAGCTGTAGTTCACCTACCTTACATGGGTAAACATTTATTGTATAAAAAGCAACAAAGAGCAGTTTTGTTTGCTTAACAGATTTTGGGATAGCTTCAAAGAGCTTTCAGCTTTTCCTATATATAAAATGGAAGTCAGTGGATTTCTGGAAAGGAAACTGTTCTTGATGTTCTGGTGTGCTTGTAACAGTACTctaaaaccaaaagaaaattgTGACCAGATAATCCTTCTAATTTCAGCGTCACTAGGAGTGTATATGCATATTACGTATATTATACATATAGTATGTACATTAATCAGTTTGGCAAGAGGATTGCAGAAGTTTAGACATTTACAAAGTCAGAAATGCAGGTAGTTTTTTTGCTTGCTGTCCATGGTGGTGGTGCTCACCCTCCGTGCCCCTCTGTGCAGGCATTACCGGAAGCGCTCGGCGTCCCGGGGCCGCTCCGGGAGCCGCTCCAGGAGCCGCTCCCCGTCGGACAAGAGGAAGCGCGAGGACAGGCGCTCCAGGAGCCGCGAGCGGGACCGCAGGCGGGACAGGTCACGCAGCAGGGACAAGAGGAGGTCTCGCTCGAGGGACAGGAAGCGTCAAAGGTACGACATCAGCTCCAGTCATTGTACCTGGAAGTGCCTGTCTGCTGAATGTTGGTGTTCTCCCACTCCAGTTAGTTACTTTGCTGATGTCTGTGATGGGTTAAGGCTTTTTTGCTTATTAAATGCTTGCTGGTGCTGGAGTTTGTAAGTTCTTAGTGGTCTTGATGATTGGTGGGTTCCTTTTACAACCTGTTCCTTGATGACTGGTGGGTTCCTTTTACAACCTGTACCTCAATGGAGGGCTAAAGTTAGACTCTGAGCATGTCCTCAGTAAAGAAAATGTTGTTCCACATCAGACGTTCgaggagcagagaaagggaacGGAGCCGAGAGAGGAGACGGTCCCGGAGCCGGGAGAGGAGGCGCTCACGGAGCAGGAGTAGAGGGAGACGGTCCCGATCCTCCAGTCCAAGCAAGAACAGGAAGACAGAAAACAGGTATTCTTGTGTTCTTAGCTTTAGAAATCTGTAAAGGTTTACTGCAGGTCATTGTCTTTTAAATATATCTTGATAAGGTTTTCAGGTATAATTGAAAACAGCATATAGTCAGGTTCTGCTGTAAAATGAGTGGGAAGTCTGTAAATGATAACAACAGTCTCTATACAGCACAAGTAGTGATGGCACTCTAGAAATCATGACAAGCTGGAATCACAAAAGCTTTGGGAATAAGTGTATGTTTTGTATCAGAATAGTCCAAACTAGAAAAACacttaattatatttaattagcTAAAGGGAGTTTTATATTTATTGTCATGAGCTAGCACAAATTAGGCTTAGATGCTTTCTTTTAAACTGGTAGCAGAGTAAGTACAATAAAACCCATTAAAAGTGGGTTTTATATTCAGTGCAAGTCTGCCTGTTATGTTTGCATTACATGagtagcttttcccaggagAAGAGCCAGGACAATGTGTTTAGGGGGATGCTCATGCTTCCATGGCAATTTGCTAGATCACTTTACATTCCTCTAGAAATTCCACAAACAGGAAATTTGTTCTCTTTTCTAAATGCTGACTTCAAGGAGGTGTAAAATAAAGTACAGAACAACTGGAGTATCAATTTTAAGAGCTCTGAAAATGAAGTCTgcaaagaaatgagaaaagcaCATGAATTGCTGGATGGGGTTAGAGTCTACATTACTGGGAGTTAGAGGAAGCAATTCCATGACATGGAAAGATTGTCTGGGAAGCAGTGTGTTTTGTGGTGTTTGAAAACATAACAGGGTGGTTATAGTTCTGTTTCTGTCCATCATAGATGTATCCTCCCCCTGAGAAAAGCTGTAATGTTGTAAGAAACCTCTGATCTCACCTTTCAGATCAAGATCTAAAGAAAAGACAGATGGTGTGGAcatttccaaagaaaagaaaaaggacaaagatgacaaagaggaagagaaagacaAAGATGCTACCACAAATGCTGTGGCCACTGAGGTAGAGGCTTCTAACACttgtaaatttaaaatataaagaattTAAATCAGGAAGTTTGTGGATGTCCACAGCTTCTACAGCTTGCTCACTCAATGGTTACATTTGTTTCAAGAAGCATAAATAAAGCCAATGGCcattaattttcactttttggttggtttttgtcaTAGAATTTTGATCAGAATAAACTAgaagaagaaatgagaaaacGTAAAGAAAGAGTGGAGAAATGGAGGGAAGAACAACGCAAGAAGGCAATGGAAAACATAGGAgagctgaaaaaagaaattgaagagatgaagcaggggaaaaaatggagttTAGAAGATGATGATGGTATTTAAACTTTATATATAACAGAGTACTTCTATTCCtagtaatatttttattacagtatttttaaagcatctaATTACTCTTCAGAATGTAAATCgtaaaataaaaaagcctaAATCTGGTCATGGTGTCAGATGGCTTAAGATAGATTTTTGATAAACCAACTGGAGAGATCTGTATGAGGAAAAATTACATAGTAATATAATGGGCTGTAGTTATTTGGGTGGACAACAGTTTGCCACATGTAAGGACTTCTGTCTTTCCCTGTCTTTCATCTCTTTTTTCACTCTTATTAGATGATGAAGAGGAAActgcagaaggagaaaaagaaggcaatGAGGTTGAAGATGAGGAGTTAGATCCTTTAGATGCTTATATGGAAGAAGTAAAAGAAGAGGTCAAGAAGTTCAATATGAGAAGTGTGAAAGGTGGAGGTGGGAGTGAAAAGGTAAAATCACTTCTTAaatatttcttgcttttaaaGACTTTGTGTTTTAATAGCAAAGTGGCTTGGGGAAAATAGGGGAAAGTGCAAAAAAGCAACAAGTTATATGCACTTAATGCATGTTTGCTTTAACTATAATTTCCTGGTGTTTTTATGAAACTGTTTATCAAGCATTATTCTGATAAAATTTCACCAAGGGAAGTAGGAAATAAATTGTTCAGCATAATGTATTCAGAAGTACAAATATTCTGTATGTTTTTTACAGGATGATCTTTGTTTTGTACAATAGTGCATTCATGTTTTTAAACGTTTTTTATAGAAAACTGGACCAACTGTTACCAAGGTGGTAACTGTGGTGACAACCAAAAAGGCATCTGCTGAgtcagaaaagaagaaaggggaGCTCATGGAGAATGACCAAGATGCAATGGAGGTAATGGAACTGTTTTGTATTTCTCTTGTGAACAGGCAAAGTGCCTGTTCTTGCttcctgtggctgtgtgtggTGTTTGGCCTGAAGAGCTGTGAAGGGTGTGGGGATTTTGCTGCTCAGGAGGCTGTGGAGGGGCAGCCTTGCCTGAGTCACTGACTCAAcaccctgcagctcagccactTCAGGCCATGCTCTGTGGCTGCAGTTCCAGTGTTAGTGGTGCTCCTTCAAAGCTGACCTGGGGAcatctgtcagagctgtgaCTGCAGTGTGACACCACTCTGCTGGCTGGCTGCTTTCTCTTCATTTCCTCTTACTGTTTCTTTGGTGTGGGACTGATTATTTCTGAATGACTGGGCTGGTAGCTGGCATTGGTAAAGCCATGAAAGTGACACAGAACATGGTGAGAGTTAAGGTTTGGGAGAAACATGAAAGCATTAGGGGAAAGAACAATTGGGACTCCTAAGTTAAGAGCACATCTTCAGTTTCATGTCTGATTCAGTAAGAAGTACCTGTTGCTTCTGTATAGTAGCTCTATAAATGTCAAAAGCCAAACACCTTCATAATTCATTAATTCTAATGTACACAAAAATTGTGATCTCTGCAGTATTCctcagaagaggaggaggtTGACCTTCAGACTGCCCTGACTGGCTATCAGACCAAGCAGAGAAAGCTGCTAGAACCAGTGGATCATGGAAAGATAGAATATGAACCTTTCAGGAAAAACTTCTATGTTGAAGTACCAGAACTAGCTAAAATGACTCAAGAAGGTAAAGACAAATACAACCAGAACACCTTGGGTATGATTGAAGAAAAGAATGGTGGATTTCAGTGTGCTAAGGAACAGCAAATGCTTTGCAATGTAAAAAGCATTTGGAGCAGCTTGCTatagaaaaatgttaaatagGGTATATCTCTATTGTGATAACTTACTATAATTATATATGAGGCTTTGATTGGAAAATTAACCTGAGTCCTTTCAATCTAACTCCTGTGTTTATGTGTAACAAgcaaaaagctgtttttctggTAGTGATAAAAATAGTGTTTCATGTAAAGGGACAAAGCAAGAATTTTTTGATCaggatattagaaaaatatcAAGTTTGACTCTGTTAAAAGATAAACTCTATTTCAGAGGTCAACGTGtacaggctggagctggagggaaTTACAGTCAAGGGAAAAGGCTGTCCCAAACCAATAAAAACCTGGGTACAATGTGGTATTTCCATGAAGATTCTCACTGCCCTCAAAAAGTAAGCAAGCACTTTATGAACTGTATCATCCTTGATTTTGCTCACTGTGTTCTGTCCTGTGTCCTTGAGAAGGACCTTTTACTTTGCTGCATAATGAATGCCCCATGTCCATGTAAATGTTACATTTATAGTCACCAGAGTGTTTATCTGTGTTGAATTATTGTTATTAACTATTCTGTGCCATTTGTATCATGCTTTTGCTGCTCATTTTGATCTGTATTTTTTGAAGGGCAccgatatatatatatatatgtaaatatgaATATGTAAAAACTTTTTAGCGTAACTTCATGATTCACATCTATCAACTTCATTATTCACATCTATCAAATTCtattttgttcttaaaatattttttttccttcttgaagaCATGGCTATGAAAAGCCCACTCCCATTCAAACCCAGGCTATCCCAGCAATTATGAACGGACGGGATTTGATTGGCATTGCTAAAACAGGAAGTGGAAAAACTATTGCATTTCTGTTGCCCATGTTCAGACACATTATGGATCAGAGAGCATTAGAAGAAGGAGAAGGTCCCATAGGtaaaatgattttattttcaaagttactatttaaataaatataacatCAAGTATATGCTTTAGATGGGATTTCAGTTCTTTGGTTATAGGGAGAATTGCTTACTAATGTCCATTGATAAGTGGGGATTTTTTAGGTAAAGATCACAGTGATCTTTTACATTGTTTTGTGATTACTGTGCTATCTCATGTTGTTTCAATAGCACTCCCATGTCCACATATCTGGGAGACCTTCCTCCCTTGATTCTTACACTTGGACCAGATTTCCACTTCTTCCTCATAATGTCTCAGTTATCTTTTCCTTGAAATTACATTCTTAAAAATAGGAAGTGAATTGCTGTAAACATCATTACAAAAGATTAATTTCTATTGTGGAAAATACAACATCTCTTAGATTGCAATGTGTgaggaaaatgttttgcttttcagctgTCATTATGACACCTACACGTGAGTTGGCTTTGCAGATTACCAAGGAGTGCAAGAAATTCTCAAAGACTCTTGGGCTTCGAGTTGTGTGTGTTTATGGAGGAACAGGAATCAGTGAACAGGTATGCAGAACACATGCCTGGCTTGTCAAAGAGTGCTTGGGCTTCATTATTCAGTGTTTCTTTTGTAGCAAAGTtagttgatttttcttttccattaatCCAGTACATTTGCAGTCTTCATTATGGATTTTCTCTGTGGGAATGGTAGTAATGCAAAAAGCTTTGCATGTAACTTAGCCTTAAACAATAATGATCCTGGAAAGTCTCAGGTATGATCCTTAAAAATTTCAGACTGTTTGTCTTTATGTATGTACTGtgcattaaattaaaattgaattATTAGTGAGATATAATAGTTTGAAAGTTACTAGGAAGCTGTATTCTTCTGAGAGTTCCCTTTAAGATAACAAAAGCCAGAAAATTATAACTTTGCTTTATTGCATTATCAAATATTGCATCTTGAAGTAACTTAGAGATTAATTTCAAGGTTTTCCACACCTCCACCCCACCCATTTATGGAAGCAACAGGAATGACCATCTATGGTACACTAACATTTCTTACAGGCTCTTAAGCATATTGAAGTCATATCCCCATTAAAACTGCTCCAGGTGTGGTGGTAACTCTGACTGTGAGGGGTTACGCTTCTTGGAAGCAAAGTTCTCCAAAGACTTGAGGAAATTACTAATTAAAAATTTACATAATTCATGTTTATAGAACAGATGTATTACAGTGtaagtggttttcttttttgcaagGTGATATATGTTtcaaaaaatctgaaagaaatcACAAAGCAAAAACTAATAGattgtttgctgtgttttgaaatCAGATAGCTGAACTCAAAAGAGGTGCTGAAATTATTGTTTGCACACCTGGACGTATGATTGACATGTTAGCAGCTAACAATGGTGAGtagaaaaccttttcctttgcatattttttttacatttgttgTGTAATTCTAACAGATTCAAAAGATCATGTATTTTGATAAATGGTCTTATGGAATTTTCTTATATCTCTTCAGGCTGCACTATATAGCTGTTGAGAATATATAGCACTAATAATAGGTTTAAGCATATATTGATTTGCCATTTTTGGGGAGGACAAGAAATACTACATTCTTGAAGAGTTTTTGAGAATGTTTATCATTGCTAAACTTGAAATGTGCTGGTCCAAATTTTTTAAGTTGGAGTCATTTAGATAAAGGTTATGTAAGAGTTGCTTATTTTGTCTGCCCGTTGATCCATGCTAGAGTAGCTCATCAGTTCCCTGCTTTACAAGAGCATCTGACTCTGCCTTTATCTGTTGGCTTTAAAAACAGACAAAGAAGCCCTCCCTAAATACCTGCTCAGAAGTAAAAGAACTGACCTTATATCAGATATTCAGATTGATTAAACTGAGCCACTGCAGCTTTAAGAGGTTTTGTCCTAGTGTAACCATTGCATGCTTATTAGATAAagttttattattaaattattccaCATCAAAACCTCTACTAAACTGTTGACATTATTTAACTTCTGTGAAAAAAGTACCTTCAAGACATATAGAACTGGGCTTCCAAGACTTATATCGTCAAAGGTAGGTACATTAATGCTGTTCCCAAGTAATTTTACAAAGTTATTATTTGGGGATGAAAGTGTTGAGATGTTAAATAGATATGTAGATGTAAGGAATACTTGCTTTGTTCCTTCATATTGAATTCCATATCTTAAAAAATGCAGCGCGTAATGTCTTAAATAATTTGAGGATTCAGCTCAATTTGCTGAAGCTGAGAGGACCAAATTCTTCTGTAGTTTGATAGGCACAAGTCTGAGTGATAATTGTAGAAAATGTAACAAATCTTTCCCAGTCAGAGAGCATTTGGCAGTGTCACTCCACAGCTGTGTGGAACTGAATGTGTTTATATTGTACAGAGTATGATTTTAAGTCCTGGAGTTAAATCCTTCTCATGAAGGGGAATCTCTTCACTGTTTGGGAAGGGTGCTAGTTATCCTGTCCATGATAATTTCAAAATGTTCACAGAAACACAACttgcttattttatttcaacCTGTCCCAGAGTTTGGGGTGGttcttgatttttaaattcGGTAGTGTTACTGGGTAGGTTTTAATCTTTATAtatagttatttttaaaagactgcTTACTCTGTTTTATGCCTATTATTAGCAGTGATCTAGAACTAGTATGGTTATCCTCATATAGTTATTCTGAATTCCAAGGAAGCATTACAGATTGTGtataaaggaattttctgaggctgcagcagttAGCACTGGGCTTTGCCTTCCACACATGCGCTGTAATCTCTAATATGTTCTTTTCTAGGTGCCGCTGTCAGATACTGGCTGATGTGGCTCCTTGCTTCAGCTCAGTCTTAGTTTTATGATGTGTTTTGGCGAGGGCAGTTTTCTGAATTTTACAGGTTCTTCTGGCCCTATGATGGTATGCAAGAGAAGAGTTTGACAAACTAAAAGGGCCTTGTGCATACTTACACATTTCCCAGAATGTATGTGTGATTAAAGTGTGAACATTAAAATTCACATTcagtgaattttttaaaaaattaattaatgtcTTTGTTAGAAGATAGTGAGACTATATAACatctaaaaaaatattcctaagGGAAACTAGATTTCCATTTGATTTTGTTTCCCAtgtgttttttcctctcctttcacAGGTCGGGTGACAAACCTCCGCAGAGTCACGTACGTTGTGCTTGATGAAGCTGACAGAATGTTTGACATGGGGTTTGAGCCTCAGGTAATTCAAGACACGGGGGGTGGTGCCAAAAGAGACTGTTTGTCACATCAAGGGTTTTGCAATGCTACATCTGCCAGTGGATGTTCGAAAGGATGTGCTGCATATGGACAGCGGTTTAAGCTGACTCTAATATTTCTATTACTCTCCTATCTATTATCACATTATTATAACATCATATTATCCTCACATCTAGTAGAAgatatccctgcccatggcaagggctTGGAACTGGAAGATTTTTagagtcccttccagcccaaaccattgtATGATTCTCTGTTTTGCTTCCTATATGACTTAGATTTTTCTCTAATACACACAGTGTTTTACATACTCATTCTGAGTACTGGTGGTATCCTTGTGTAATTCCTTGATACAGGTGTTGTATTAGTAGTTTTAGTCTGTTAATAAAATCTTTGATGTCTCTTGGCAAGAGATAAGAACGAAATGTTGGAAATGCTGCTGACTTGCTGAGAGCTTTGGACATCCAGGGCTCTTCCAGTTGACATGGGCTGTACTCTTCTccaaaatcaggaaaattcCCTTTATTTGTCTCTTGAGCTGTAGGgtttctgctgcatttcctaGGATttttgctgagctgctgccagatTCCGTATTGCCACACAACTTCCTTCTGATTCCAGCAAGTTTTGCCGTCTTCCAGTGCCAGCAGCTTGGTGCCTAGAGGAAATCTGTAAAGAATGTTTTGTGGTCTGGGAGGTGCAGATACCACCTAACTTTAGAGATGACAGCTTTGTGTGGGTGTGAAATGGAGTTGCAGCAGTTGATGTTAACAGGGACCGCTCTCTCACCACAGGTCATGCGCATTGTAGACAACGTCAGGCCTGACC of the Ammospiza nelsoni isolate bAmmNel1 chromosome 16, bAmmNel1.pri, whole genome shotgun sequence genome contains:
- the DDX46 gene encoding probable ATP-dependent RNA helicase DDX46, with product MGRESRHYRKRSASRGRSGSRSRSRSPSDKRKREDRRSRSRERDRRRDRSRSRDKRRSRSRDRKRQRRSRSRERERSRERRRSRSRERRRSRSRSRGRRSRSSSPSKNRKTENRSRSKEKTDGVDISKEKKKDKDDKEEEKDKDATTNAVATENFDQNKLEEEMRKRKERVEKWREEQRKKAMENIGELKKEIEEMKQGKKWSLEDDDDDEEETAEGEKEGNEVEDEELDPLDAYMEEVKEEVKKFNMRSVKGGGGSEKKTGPTVTKVVTVVTTKKASAESEKKKGELMENDQDAMEYSSEEEEVDLQTALTGYQTKQRKLLEPVDHGKIEYEPFRKNFYVEVPELAKMTQEEVNVYRLELEGITVKGKGCPKPIKTWVQCGISMKILTALKKHGYEKPTPIQTQAIPAIMNGRDLIGIAKTGSGKTIAFLLPMFRHIMDQRALEEGEGPIAVIMTPTRELALQITKECKKFSKTLGLRVVCVYGGTGISEQIAELKRGAEIIVCTPGRMIDMLAANNGRVTNLRRVTYVVLDEADRMFDMGFEPQVMRIVDNVRPDRQTVMFSATFPRAMEALARRILSKPIEVQVGGRSVVCSDVEQHVIVIEEENKFLKLLELLGHYQEKGSVIIFVDKQEHADGLLKDLMRASYPCLSLHGGIDQYDRDSIINDFKNGTCKLLVATSVAARGLDVKQLMLVVNYSCPNHYEDYVHRAGRTGRAGNKGYAYTFITEDQARYAGDIIKALELSGNPIPPDLEKLWADFKEQQKAEGKLIKKSSGFSGKGFKFDETEQALANERKKLQKAALGLQDSDDEDTAVDIDEQIESMFNSKKRVKDMAAPGTSNAPTPSAGNAEKLEIAKRLALRINAQKNLGAEAQVMVPFHFKDVMQQATNAILRGGTIQAPTVSAKTIAEQLAEKINAKLNYVPIEKQEEEKQDGGQNESFKRYEEELEINDFPQTARWKVTSKEALQRISEYSEAAITIRGTYFPPGKEPKEGERKIYLAIESANELAVQKAKAEITRLIKEELIRLQNSYQPTNKGRYKVL